In Seonamhaeicola sp. S2-3, the genomic window GTAAATACGAAGCCCAGATAAACAGGAGTTTTAAAGACTTTGCGCGTCATTATAACTGCGTGGTCAATCCAACCCGCAGTTACTCTCCCCAGGACAAAGCGCTAGTGGAAAACGCTGTGCACCTGGCCTATCAACGCATTTATTATCCACTTCGGGAGATGACCTTTTTCTCTTTGGCAGATCTAAACAAACAAATAAGATTGCTTTTAGAACGCTACAATAACCTGCTGTTCCAGCGCAAAGAGGCCAGTCGTCTGGAGCTCTTCCAAACCGTGGAACGGGAATATCTAAAACCATTGAGCGGTACACGCTATGAGATAAAGGAATACAAAAGAGCTAAAGTTCAGAAAATAGGCTATATCTATTTTTCGCCGGACAAGACCTACTACAGCGTCCCGTACCGTTACATCGGCAAGGAAACCACCCTGCACTATACCAAAGGCATGGTAGAGGTGTATTATAACCAACAGCGCATAGCTACGCACCAACGTAGCGGCGCAAAAGGGGCATACATAACCAACAAGGACCATCTTAGTAGCTCCCATAAGCAATACAGCCAGTGGAGCCCCCAATACTTTAAGAACAAGGCGGCTGCCCATGGTAGTTATGTTGCAGCGTGTGTAGAACAGATCATTGCCGCTCTGGACTATCCTGAAACAGGGTACAAAAGGGCCATGGGCGTTATACAGCTCCATAAATCTTATGGCTCCCAAAGGTTGGACAATGCTTGCAAAAGAGCCCTACAGGCTGATGCCGTAAGCTATAACAGGATAAGCAATATCCTGAAAAACAACCTAGACCAAAGTTCTTTATTCCTGCAAGAAGAAACAGACCGAAGTTCGCACATCCCCAAGCATGCGAACATCCGTGGGGCATCCAATTACAAATAAAGCAACATAAAAAAATCACTTAAATTTTATACGGATATGAATACAAACCACACCATCGAGAAACTCAGAAAAATGAGATTGACGGCCATGGCCGAGCTCCACCGCAACCACCTTAGTGACAACCGCATAGAAGGCCTTACTCCAGACCAGTATCTGGCATTGCTTACCGACCACCAATGGGAAGACCTTCAGAACCGGAAGATAAAAAGACTGATAACCCAAGCCGCCTTTAAGCAGGGAGCGACCCTTGCAGATATCGATTATCTACACAACAGAAACTTGGATAGAAATATGTTCGAGCGTTTGGCTGCTCTGGATTTTATACAAAAAAAGGAAAACTTGATCATTACAGGGGCCTCTGGGGTGGGCAAAAGCTATATCGCCCAGGCATTGGGGCACCAAGCATGTATGATGGACAAAAGGACGCTATACACAAATACGGCCAGACTGATGAAACGGTTAAAGCTAAGCAAAGTAGACGGCACCTATCTCAAAGAACTTGGAAAACTATTAAAAGTTGACCTGCTTATCCTTGATGATTTTGGATTGCAGAGCTTCGACAATCATGACAGGGAAGCGCTTATGGATATAATAGATGAAAGACATAATAAAAACGCAACTATTATTGCATCTCAGATACCGGTATCTGCCTGGTATGATATTATTGGTGAAAGTACCATCGCCGACGCTATACTAGATCGTATCGTTAACTCATCGCACAGGATAAACCTTACTGGAGAATCCTTGAGAAAAGGAAAATTGAAAGAACAGTATTAATTAAATTTAACTATTATTGTATGATCTCTTAAAGTGGCACTGTTTGACCGAAATACGTGGCATGGTCACACCGAAATAGCCACGATTCAAGCTTAAGTGCTATTGCTATTTTCAATAAGGTCTTAAGAGTTGGATTTCCTATTCCGTGCTCATAACGACTAAAACCTCCTGGGTCGATGTTTGAAGAAGCTTCTATACTGTTAGAGAGTTTTGGGTAGGCTAAATTAAAGAAATGAGCCTCTTTTCATAAACTTTCTTTGTCCAATTCAAAATCAATATCCAATAAATCTTTTGGATGCACATTCAAACCTTTAGCAAGACCCAATAATGATGAGAATTGAAAAATTCTCCTGTAACAGGAACCGTGCACAGGTAGGGAAAAGAAGACTTTAAACGAATTAGCGTTTCTTAAAATATCCGAAGAATTCAAGACTATAATTCAGACACAAAACAGAGTTATGAACAAATTCAAAATCTTTCATCATCAAAAAAATCTTTCAAGGATATATTTATCATATTGCAAAAACGACGTATTGAGTGAATCGAAATTCCTCTTTTATCATTTTGATTCTCCCATCTGTTCAATAATTGTCTATCAATATAGTTATCCCTTGCAAAATGAGCCTGTATAGGATTGATTTTTATCCTCAACTCTTTTATTCTGTCGGCAACCTTTTTGTTGAAAATTATATCATCATGTCGTTCTTCAGCCATAACGCAATTTTGACATAATTCAAAAAATTATCGTAAACACTTTGGTTTACATTTAATAATTTTATTATATTAGCAATAGAAATATCAATACTGCTTTTGTTCTACACTAACATTTGAAACAATTGCATCAACCCCACCCTAGAAAACTGGTAATTTTATAGAAGTGGGACCATAAGTTAAGGCTCACGTTCTATTGCGTGAGCCACTTATTAATTCTTAACACTGCATTCTTT contains:
- the istA gene encoding IS21 family transposase is translated as MANTLDPMDLKQIINLKQDGYSNRQIGATLGISRNTINSYIHLFKGSGYSFKELLKLDNHALEKLFTSHTTINNKRYDELMLYFESINKARNHPGFTFLHHYTDYSQKVKNPYGYTQFMAHYHRKYAKIKGSMKLEHEAGKEMFVDFAGKKLQIVDKNTGEILPVEVFVAILPNSQYTYVEACMGQKREDFISCCENALHFYGGVPKAIVSDNLKSAVTRSSKYEAQINRSFKDFARHYNCVVNPTRSYSPQDKALVENAVHLAYQRIYYPLREMTFFSLADLNKQIRLLLERYNNLLFQRKEASRLELFQTVEREYLKPLSGTRYEIKEYKRAKVQKIGYIYFSPDKTYYSVPYRYIGKETTLHYTKGMVEVYYNQQRIATHQRSGAKGAYITNKDHLSSSHKQYSQWSPQYFKNKAAAHGSYVAACVEQIIAALDYPETGYKRAMGVIQLHKSYGSQRLDNACKRALQADAVSYNRISNILKNNLDQSSLFLQEETDRSSHIPKHANIRGASNYK
- the istB gene encoding IS21-like element helper ATPase IstB, whose amino-acid sequence is MNTNHTIEKLRKMRLTAMAELHRNHLSDNRIEGLTPDQYLALLTDHQWEDLQNRKIKRLITQAAFKQGATLADIDYLHNRNLDRNMFERLAALDFIQKKENLIITGASGVGKSYIAQALGHQACMMDKRTLYTNTARLMKRLKLSKVDGTYLKELGKLLKVDLLILDDFGLQSFDNHDREALMDIIDERHNKNATIIASQIPVSAWYDIIGESTIADAILDRIVNSSHRINLTGESLRKGKLKEQY
- a CDS encoding helix-turn-helix domain-containing protein, yielding MAEERHDDIIFNKKVADRIKELRIKINPIQAHFARDNYIDRQLLNRWENQNDKRGISIHSIRRFCNMINISLKDFFDDERF